The genomic segment CCGGATCGTCATGATCGGCGCCGACTACGCTTTCGGCTACGAGACCCTCGGCGGCTTCCAGAAAGCCTTCGAAGAACGCGGCGGCAAGATCATCAAGAAGATCTGGGCCAAGCTGGGCACGAAGGACTTCGGCCCCTACCTGCCCCAGATTCCCAAGAACGCCGACGCCATCATGACCCTCATGGTCGGCCCGATGTCGCTGGCCTTTCCGAAGCAGTTCCGGGCGGCCGGCTTCAAGATGCCGATGCTCGGCGGCGTGACGAGCGCGGATGAGTTCACCCTCCCCTCCATGGGCGATGAGGCCCTCGGCTACGTGACCTCGGCCCAGTACAGCGCCGCCCTCACCACCGACAAAAACAAGGCGTTCGTCAAGGACTACCAGAAGCGCTTCGGAAAGATGGCCTCCTACTACTCGGAGACCAGCTACACCACGGGCCAGTGGATTGAGCTGACGCTGAAGAAGATCGGCTACAAGCCGGGCAAGACGCTCGACTTCATCCAGGCCTTCAAGACCATCCGGATCGACGCCATCCGCGGGCCGGTCTACCTCGACAAGTTCGGCAACCCGGTCCAGAACAGCTACGTCCGCAAAGTGGAGCGCGTCCCGGGCGATCGCCTCGGACTCGGCGTGAGGCCGAACTCGCTCTGGAACGTTGTCATCAAGACCTACCCGGCAGTGGGCCAGTTCTGGAAATGGCCCTCCGAGGAGTTCCTGAAGCAGCCCGTGTACAGCAAAACGTTCCCGAACTGCCCGAACTGCGAGTAGAATTTCCGATTTCGGCGCCGCCGTCCGGAGCCCAAAGCTCTGGGCGGCGGTTGCCTTGTTCGGACCCTGGGAAAGGAGCAGAGGACATTGGCCGAAACACAGCCGCGGCTTGAACTAAAGGGGGTATCGAAATTTTTCGGCGGCCTGCACGCCGTCGAGGATGTCAGCCTGCGCCTCGGCCCCGGTGAGCGCAGGGGCATCCTCGGGCCCAACGGCGCCGGGAAGACCACCCTGTTCCATCTCATCACGGGCGTCCTCCCGCTCACGCACGGCGAGGTCCGGCTCTTCGGCCGCAACGTCTCGAATTGGTCCACCCATAAGCGCGTGGCGCTGGGGATGTCGCGCACGTTTCAGATCACGAGCCTCTTCCCCCGCCTGACCGTCCTGGACAACGTGCTCCTCGCGGTGCAGGGACTCCGCAAGATGAAGATGTCCATGCTGAAGCCGCTCACCCGCTACAAGGAAAATTACGGCAAGGCGGAAAAGCTTCTGACGGACGCCCATTTCTGGGAATCGCGCGACATCGAGGTGCGGAACCTCTCACACGGCGAGCAGCGCCAGCTCGAGATCATTCTCGCGCTGGCCAGCGACCCGAAGGTGCTCCTTGTCGATGAGCCCTCCGCCGGGCTGGCGACGGGCGAATCCCACGAGATGGCCGAATTTCTCAAGAGACTCGACCCGGACATCTCCATCCTGATTATCGAGCACGACCTCGACGTGATCTTCGAGGTGGCCACCGATATTTCCGTTCTGCACTACGGAAAACTTCTGACGGAAGGCCCCTGCGATCAGATTCGCAACGACCCACAGGTACAGGAAATCTATCTCGGAAAGGGCTAAACGTGCCGGCGCT from the bacterium genome contains:
- a CDS encoding ABC transporter ATP-binding protein; the encoded protein is MAETQPRLELKGVSKFFGGLHAVEDVSLRLGPGERRGILGPNGAGKTTLFHLITGVLPLTHGEVRLFGRNVSNWSTHKRVALGMSRTFQITSLFPRLTVLDNVLLAVQGLRKMKMSMLKPLTRYKENYGKAEKLLTDAHFWESRDIEVRNLSHGEQRQLEIILALASDPKVLLVDEPSAGLATGESHEMAEFLKRLDPDISILIIEHDLDVIFEVATDISVLHYGKLLTEGPCDQIRNDPQVQEIYLGKG
- a CDS encoding ABC transporter substrate-binding protein encodes the protein MKTKWLAAIAGIALAVSVGAGPASAAEVRIGFIAPMTGIFAQVGKDMSNGFKMYLEDKGHKMGPLKVKFILEDSTGKPAVNVRKAMKLVQRDKVHMFLGGVLASTGYALAPVADRFKIPYISPVPAADDLTQRKLYKYFLRSGFTSSQNSHPLGEWAYDQGYRRIVMIGADYAFGYETLGGFQKAFEERGGKIIKKIWAKLGTKDFGPYLPQIPKNADAIMTLMVGPMSLAFPKQFRAAGFKMPMLGGVTSADEFTLPSMGDEALGYVTSAQYSAALTTDKNKAFVKDYQKRFGKMASYYSETSYTTGQWIELTLKKIGYKPGKTLDFIQAFKTIRIDAIRGPVYLDKFGNPVQNSYVRKVERVPGDRLGLGVRPNSLWNVVIKTYPAVGQFWKWPSEEFLKQPVYSKTFPNCPNCE